Proteins encoded in a region of the Gallus gallus isolate bGalGal1 chromosome 35, bGalGal1.mat.broiler.GRCg7b, whole genome shotgun sequence genome:
- the LOC112531056 gene encoding mucin-4 isoform X9: MPRLKQRRPQPLRYGSPGASPAPRRPPKEPSSSPSSSSSSSSGTPPAMPSEPDPPYRRRPTPQTPPNSGGCPLDIPLLLEELRVLQQRQLRQMQLTEDICRQVLLLGALSTPKSRAPPTPPPPPHKKPHFITGKPFFPLFPPKNQPHAAAFFLATPYRGVGVTPVVSAHPPNLGGGDAGGTRHECGFCGKGFGSESARQIHLRSHTGERPYGCSVCGNRFTTRGNLKVHYHRHRQKVPRLAVSPQPTNRGQLASSNTQLASSNNQLASSSMEPLLNTQLASSNNQLASSNTQLASSNNQLASSSMEPLLNTQLASSNTQLASSNTQLASNNNQLASSSMEPLLNTQLASSNTQLASSNNQLASNSMEPLVNTQLASSNNQLASSNTQLASSNNQLASNSMEPLVNTQLASSNNQLASSSMEPLLNTHVASSNTQLASNNNQLASSSMEPLLNTQLASSNTQLASSNTQLASSNNQLASNSMEPLLNIQLASSNTQLASNNNQLASSSMEPLINTQLASSNTQLASSNNQLASNSMEPLVNTQLASSNNQLASSNNQSASNSVQQLVNTQLASSDTQLASNNNQLASNSMEPLVNTQLASSNNHLASSNTQLVSNSMQPLINTQLASSNSHLASSSNQLASNNNQLASKGVQPLANTQLASSNTHLASNNIKLSSSNTQLAAGNVQPLVNIQLASSNTQLASNSVQLLVNTQLASSNNQLASKNIQSASSNTQPLSSTQPTSSNTQAMAKNTQLASNNTQLMANNTQSTSNNNQLMANTQSTSNNTHLMANNNQLTSSNTQLASNNTQLMANNTQSTSNNTQLMANNTQSTSNNNQLMANTQSTSNNTQLMANNTQLTSSNTQLASNNTQLMANNTQSTSSNTQLMANNTQLISNNTQLMANNTQSTSNNNQLMANNTQSTSSNTQLIANNNPLTSSNTQLASNNTQLTSSNTQLTSNNTQLMANNTQSTSNNTQLMANNTQSTSNNNQLMANNTQSTSNNNQLLANTRMNNNTQARSANTQLNSNNTPVTSSNTQPISDTQPVPTNTLPSTNTLPSTNTLPSTNTQPPPSNTQPTGNTQSVPEAQPMSANTQLISNTQLISNTQPKSLNSQLMSADTQPTPDTQLMADDTQSISDNTQPTSSNTQLLANNTQSVSNTQLTADNTPPISNNAPPISSTQLMATNTQPNSSNTQLISNTPLMANNIQLMANNTQQISSTQLISSNTQMISNTSPPISNTQLMANNTQPSSNTQLTTTNTQLTFNTTPPISNTQLMATNTQLTSNTTPRISNTQPMATNNQLTSNTTPPLSNTQLTANNTQLMATNTQLTATNTQLTSNTTPPISNTQLTATNTQLMATNTQLTSSTTPPISNTQLTATNTQLMATNTQLTATNTPPISNTQLTANNTQLMANNTQLTATNTQLTATNTQLTSSNTQLTSNTQLMATNTQLTTTNTQLMATNTQLMATNTQLTSNTTPPISNTQLMATNTQLTATNTQLTSSNTQLTSNTQLMATNTQLTTTNTQLMATNTQLMATNTQLTSNTTPPISNTQLMATNTQLTATNTQLTSSNTQLTSNTQLMATNTQLTTTNTQLMATNTQLMATNTQLTSNTTPPISNTQLMATNTQLTATNTQLTSSNTQLTSNTQLMATNTQLTATNTQLTSNTTPPISNTQLLTTTIQPLPTNTVLLLKTTDVQPRLGDENTPPSQTPKPRTTGWAFLGAPPHFWVPPISETTKLPQLVAKYPQPTGGGTRTQCPVCRRVLSCPRGSRSYFGGHIPFRCRVCGRGFSSRGHLRAHFGGHRGVPPNSCSVGDGVGSQQRVRGYLGRGPLPHGEGEERNEEEEEEDGEEEAGEADPQIGGGPPKEEEEEEGRKAERRGRAGSPPRNTGRGTEDTEPPPKKQGKGEK; encoded by the exons ATGCCGCGGTTGAagcagcgccggccgcagccgcTCCGATACG GCTCCCCCGGTGCCTCCCCAgccccccgccgccctcccaaggagccttcctcctccccctcctcctcctcctcctcctcctcggggACCCCTCCAGCCATGCCATCAGAACCGGACCCCCCATACCGCCGTCGCCCCACACCTCAAACCCCCCCAAATTCGGGGGGCTGCCCCCTGGACATCCCACTGTTGCTGGAAGAGCTGCGGGTGTTGCAACAGCGTCAGCTCCGCCAGATGCAGCTGACCGAGGACATCTGTCGCCAGGTCCTCCTCctgggggctctgagcaccccaAAATCCCGCGCCCCCCCGaccccgcctccccccccccacaaaaaGCCCCATTTCATCACGGGGAAaccttttttccctcttttcccccccaaaaaccaACCTCACGCCGCCGCCTTCTTCTTAGCAACTCCCTACCGCGGGGTCGGGGTGACGCCGGTGGTCTCGGCCCACCCCCCAAATTTAGGTGGGGGGGACGCGGGGGGGACACGTCACGAGTGTGGGTTTTGTGGGAAGGGGTTCGGGAGTGAGAGCGCCCGGCAGATCCACCTGAGGTCCCACACAGGAGAACGGCCCTACGGCTGTAGTGTCTGCGGCAACCGGTTCACCACGCGTGGCAACCTGAAGGTTCACTACCACCGGCACCGACAGAAGGTCCCCCGCCTGGCCGTGAGCCCACAGCCCACCAACAGGGGCCAGTTGGCCTCCAGCAACACCCAGTTGGCCTCCAGCAACAACCAGCTGGCTTCCAGCAGCATGGAACCACTTCTCAACACCCAGTTGGCCTCCAGCAACAACCAGTTGGCCTCCAGCAACACCCAGTTGGCCTCCAGCAACAACCAGCTGGCTTCCAGCAGCATGGAACCACTTCTCAACACCCAGTTGGCCTCCAGCAACACCCAGTTGGCCTCCAGTAACACCCAGTTGGCCTCCAACAACAACCAGTTGGCTTCCAGCAGCATGGAACCACTTCTCAACACCCAGTTGGCCTCCAGCAACACCCAGTTGGCCTCCAGCAACAACCAGTTGGCTTCCAACAGCATGGAACCACTTGTCAACACCCAGTTGGCCTCCAGCAACAACCAGTTGGCCTCCAGCAACACCCAGTTGGCCTCCAGCAACAACCAGTTGGCTTCCAACAGCATGGAACCACTTGTCAACACCCAGTTGGCCTCCAGCAACAACCAGCTGGCTTCCAGCAGCATGGAACCACTTCTCAACACCCACGTGGCCTCCAGCAACACCCAGTTGGCCTCCAACAACAACCAGCTGGCTTCCAGCAGCATGGAACCACTTCTCAACACCCAGTTGGCCTCCAGCAACACCCAGTTGGCCTCCAGCAACACCCAGTTGGCCTCCAGCAACAACCAGTTGGCCTCCAACAGCATGGAACCACTTCTCAACATCCAGTTGGCCTCCAGCAACACCCAGTTGGCCTCCAACAACAACCAGTTGGCTTCCAGCAGCATGGAACCACTTATCAACACCCAGCTGGCCTCCAGCAACACCCAGTTGGCCTCCAGCAACAACCAGTTGGCTTCCAACAGCATGGAACCACTTGTCAACACCCAGTTGGCCTCCAGCAACAACCAGTTGGCCTCCAGCAACAACCAGTCGGCCTCCAACAGCGTGCAACAACTTGTCAACACCCAGCTGGCCTCCAGCGACACACAGTTGGCATCCAACAACAACCAGCTGGCTTCCAACAGCATGGAACCACTTGTCAACACCCAGTTGGCCTCCAGCAACA ACCATTTGGCCTCCAGCAACACCCAGTTGGTCTCCAACAGTATGCAACCACTCATCAACACCCAACTGGCCTCCAGCAACAGTCACTTGGCCTCTAGCAGCAATCAGTTGGCCTCCAACAACAACCAGCTGGCTTCCAAGGGCGTGCAACCTCTTGCCAACACCCAGTTGGCTTCCAGCAACACCCACCTGGCCTCCAACAACATCAAATTGTCCTCCAGCAACACCCAGTTGGCCGCCGGCAACGTGCAACCACTTGTCAACATCCAGCTGGCCTCCAGCAACACGCAACTGGCCTCCAACAGCGTGCAACTGCTTGTCAACACCCAACTGGCCTCCAGCAACAACCAGCTGGCCTCTAAAAACATTCAGTCGGCTTCCAGCAACACCCAACCACTCAGCAGCACTCAACCGACCTCCAGCAACACCCAAGCGATGGCTAAAAACACCCAGCTGGCCTCCAACAACACCCAACTGATGGCAAACAACACCCAATCGACCTCCAACAACAACCAGCTAATGGCCAACACCCAGTCGACCTCCAACAACACCCATCTGATGGCAAACAACAACCAACTGACATCCAGCAACACCCAGCTGGCCTCCAACAACACCCAACTGATGGCCAACAACACCCAATCGACCTCCAACAACACCCAACTGATGGCCAACAACACCCAATCGACCTCCAACAACAACCAGCTGATGGCCAACACCCAGTCGACCTCCAACAACACCCAACTGATGGCAAACAACACCCAACTGACATCCAGCAACACCCAGCTGGCCTCCAACAACACCCAACTGATGGCCAACAACACCCAATCGACCTCCAGCAACACCCAACTGATGGCAAACAACACCCAATTGATCTCCAACAACACCCAACTGATGGCCAACAACACCCAATCGACCTCCAACAACAACCAGCTGATGGCCAACAACACCCAATCGACCTCCAGCAACACCCAACTGATAGCAAACAACAACCCACTGACATCCAGCAACACCCAGCTGGCCTCCAACAACACCCAACTGACATCCAGCAACACCCAGCTGACCTCCAACAACACCCAACTGATGGCCAACAACACCCAATCGACCTCCAACAACACCCAACTGATGGCCAACAACACCCAATCGACCTCCAACAACAACCAGCTGATGGCCAACAACACCCAATCGACCTCCAACAACAACCAGCTGCTGGCCAACACCCGAATGAACAACAACACCCAAGCACGGTCCGCCAACACTCAACTCAACTCCAACAACACCCCAGTGACGTCCAGCAACACCCAACCAATCTCTGACACCCAACCCGTCCCCACCAACACCCTCCCCTCTACCAACACCCTCCCCTCTACCAACACCCTCCCCTCTACCAACACCCAACCGCCTCCCAGCAACACCCAACCAACGGGCAACACCCAGTCGGTGCCTGAAGCTCAGCCAATGTCTGCCAACACCCAACTGATCTCCAACACCCAACTGATCTCCAACACCCAACCGAAGTCCCTGAACAGCCAACTGATGTCTGCTGACACCCAACCAACGCCCGACACCCAGCTGATGGCGGATGACACCCAGTCTATCTCCGACAACACCCAGCCAACCTCCAGCAACACCCAACTGTTGGCTAACAACACCCAATCAGTCTCCAACACCCAACTGACAGCCGACAACACCCCACCCATCTCCAACAACGCCCCGCCCATCTCCAGCACCCAACTGATGGCCACCAACACCCAACCAAATTCCAGCAACACCCAGCTGATCTCCAACACCCCACTGATGGCCAACAACATCCAACTGATGGCCAACAACACCCAACAGATCTCCAGCACCCAACTGATCTCCAGCAACACCCAAATGATCTCCAACACCAGCCCACCCATCTCTAACACCCAACTGATGGCCAACAACACCCAACCCTCCTCCAACACCCAACTGACGACCACCAACACCCAGCTGACCTTCAACACCACCCCACCCATCTCCAACACCCAACTGATGGCCACCAACACCCAACTGACCTCCAACACCACCCCACGCATCTCCAACACCCAACCGATGGCCACCAACAACCAACTGACCTCCAACACCACCCCACCCCTCTCCAACACCCAACTGACGGCCAACAACACCCAACTGATGGCCACCAACACCCAACTGACGGCCACCAACACCCAACTGACCTCCAACACCACCCCCCCCATCTCCAACACCCAACTGACGGCCACCAACACCCAACTGATGGCCACCAACACCCAGCTGACCTCCAGCACCACCCCCCCCATCTCCAACACCCAACTGACGGCCACCAACACCCAACTGATGGCCACCAACACCCAACTGACGGCCACCAACACCCCACCCATCTCCAACACCCAACTGACGGCCAACAACACCCAACTGATGGCCAACAACACCCAACTGACAGCCACCAACACCCAACTGACAGCCACCAACACCCAACTGACCTCCAGCAACACTCAACTGACCTCCAACACCCAACTGATGGCCACCAACACCCAACTGACGACCACCAACACCCAACTGATGGCCACCAACACCCAACTGATGGCCACCAACACCCAACTGACCTCCAACACCACCCCACCCATCTCCAACACCCAACTGATGGCCACCAACACCCAACTGACAGCCACCAACACCCAACTGACCTCCAGCAACACTCAACTGACCTCCAACACCCAACTGATGGCCACCAACACCCAACTGACGACCACCAACACCCAACTGATGGCCACCAACACCCAACTGATGGCCACCAACACCCAACTGACCTCCAACACCACCCCACCCATCTCCAACACCCAACTGATGGCCACCAACACCCAACTGACAGCCACCAACACCCAACTGACCTCCAGCAACACTCAACTGACCTCCAACACCCAACTGATGGCCACCAACACCCAACTGACGACCACCAACACCCAACTGATGGCCACCAACACCCAACTGATGGCCACCAACACCCAACTGACCTCCAACACCACCCCACCCATCTCCAACACCCAACTGATGGCCACCAACACCCAACTGACGGCCACCAACACCCAACTGACCTCCAGCAACACTCAACTGACCTCCAACACCCAACTGATGGCCACCAACACCCAACTGACGGCCACCAACACCCAACTGACCTCCAACACCACTCCCCCCATCTCCAACACCCAACTGCTGACCACCACCATACAACCTCTCCCCACCAACACCGTCCTCCTACTGAAGACAACCGACGTCCAACCGAGGCTGGGTGACGAAAACACCCCTCCATCCCAAACCCCCAAACCCAGAACCACCGGTTGGGCATTTTTGGGTGCTCCCCCCCATTTTTGGGTCCCCCCCATTTCGGAAACCACCAAACTCCCCCAATTGGTGGCAAAATACCCCCAACCAACAGGCGGAGGGACCCGAACCCAATGCCCGGTGTGCCGCCGGGTGTTGAGCTGCCCACGGGGGTCACGGTCGTATTTTGGGGGTCACATCCCCTTCCGGTGTAGGGTCTGTGGGAGGGGGTTCTCCAGTCGGGGTCACCTGAGGGCTCATTTTGGGGGTCACCGCGGGGTACCCCCGAATTCCTGTAGCGTTGGCGATGGCGTGGGGTCGCAACAACGCGTCCGGGGGTATTTGGGGAGGGGGCCGCTGCCCCACGGAGAGGGGGAAGAGAGgaacgaggaggaggaggaggaggatggagaggaagaAGCGGGCGAAGCGGACCCCCAAATTGGGGGGGGACCCCcgaaggaggaagaggaggaggaggggaggaaggcgGAGAGGAGGGGACGCGCGGGGAG TCCCCCCAGGAACACAGGGAGGGGCACAGAGGACACGgagcccccccccaaaaaacaggggaagggggagaaatAA